CACGCCTTTCATCAGCTTTAGAATTATCAGTGATGTGCCGCTGAAAGACCACAAGGCACAGATGTATTTCGACTTCTGGGACCGGTTAGCCGAGGGGAGTTTCGAAGTGACTCGTCATTTTATAGAGGAAATCAACAAGTAAAAAGCAAATGAAAATGAATAAAATCCCAAGCTTTACAATCAATCATGAGCAACTGCTTCGTGGCATTTACGTGAGCAGGAAGGATGAAGTGGGCGGCGAAATCGTCACTACTTTTGACATCAGAATGAAAGAACCTAATCGTGAACCGGTGCTCCATAATGGTGCCATTCATACCATTGAGCACCTTGCTGCAACCTTTCTTCGTAACGATGAAGAATGGAAAGACCGCATTGTTTATTGGGGTCCCATGGGATGCTTGACGGGTAATTATCTCATTCTGCGTGGCGATTTGGAAAGCAAGGACATTGTGGAACTCATGAAACGTACCTTTCGTTTCGTTGCAGAATATCATGGAGAAATTCCCGGAGCAGCCCCAATGGACTGTGGAAACTACCTGCTCCACGACCTCCCCATGGCACGTTATGAGTCGGCAAAATACTTGAATGAAGTGCTGGAATGTATCACTGAGAAGAACTTAGTGTATCCTGAGAAGAAGTAGGAAATACCCACCCCAGCCCTCCCAAAAGTAAAAAGAATAGCTCATTAGTACCCACCCCGGCCCTCCCGAAGGGAGGGAGAAATTGCTTGCAGCTTCTTATTGAGGATGAAATAGTGTGGGGTGAAAGCTCATCATGATTATAATTATAAATCAAATAAGGTGGAAAGAGATAAGCTCTCTTTCCACCTTATTATATATAGGACACGGTGTAGCCGTTCATTACCAGTCTTCTGTCTCGAAAGAAGTGGCCCAAGAGTCATCTGCTTTGACCTTAATGCCACGTGCTGTTGTCCCTCCATTCGGTTTGAAACTAAGGTTGGGGATATGGTTAACGCCGTTTCTTACAATCCTCAGAGCCTTGAATGTTTCTTCAGCAAGGGTCTTTTCATTGGCATCCAAGGCCTTCATGATGACTTTTATCTTACCTTCTTGCGCCTTTGGAAAGGTGTAAATGGCATAAGAAGAAGCCGCATGATGTGCCTCTGCCGGTATGCTTCTCACTTCGGTTTGCCGTGAATCCACACATCCAAAGCCACTCATTGCGTCTAAAGTACTGCTTCCTCCTGTGTAGGAAAAGCGCAGATGAGTGACATTTTCGGGTATAGGATCAACGAAATGAAACTCTACCTTGGCCACACAACGCGTCAACGTGATAGATTGTTGCATATCACCCGTGACCTTGATAGTGCCGTTATAAAGGAAAGTCTCTGTCACCTTGCCGTCAAACTTAACCTTATCAGCATGCGCCATAGACGCATTCTTGCTGCCGTTATGCCCGATGACAACAAGTGAATACTGTCCTTCGGGCAGCTCAAGACTAAGATTTCCAAAGCTCTTATCGCTCTTGTTCTGATTGATGGAGGCCTTCTTCTCTCCGTCTTGATATACCGCTGCGTTCAGACATGAGCACACTTCATCTATATCAACCAATGCTCTTGCCTTGGCTCCTGCATAGGATTGTGCAACATCTTCTATGTGGAGACTCACCCGATAGCCTTTTCTCTTGGGCTGTTCAGTGCCTAAATTAGGCTTTTCGCAGGCTGAAAGTACAGCCATGAGGACAAGAAAACATGTCCAATTCAGTGCTTTTTTCATGGTTATATAAGGTTTTTATTTAAGGAGATTGAGCCTATATCCAACGTTGAATGTAAACCAACGGTTCTTTGAATTTATTTGTTTTTCTACTTTAGAAAGGCTTAAATGATAGCGCGCTTCCATGATTACATTGGAATATTCATAGGAGATACCGATGGGAACAGACACGTCTGTCGAGCGGAAATTCCCTTTGATATCACTACTGACATGGCGAGTTGGTTCGTAAACAGCCCCTCCGTCAGCGGCAACAACAAAGTCGGTGATATCATATTTGGCTCTTGCGCCTAACAGAAATGAGGGCTGAATGCCGGCTTTCACAGCCAACCCCTTGGACAAATAGACATTGACCAACAACGGAATTTGAAAATAATGGAGGCCAATGGCCATGTTGGAATAGCCCGAATAAGAACCTGCCTGCCCACGCACTTCGTTGCTGAAGTCCTTATAACGGCAACCTTGAAGCGCATAAAGTGCACCAAGGGAAAGGCTGCATTGTGACAGAAATTGATACTCGAATTCAGCGCCACCGGTGAAACCTGCCCTATATTTTGCATCGACACTTGCTTTATCTGTCGTTAAATCATACGAGATATTACTGTTTGAAATGTTGGCAAGACAAAGACCCACTTTAGGCATGACAGAGAGTGTTCCAACCTTGCTTTGGGCAGAAACTGCCATGAAAGCAGCCGCGAAAAGATATAAAAAGAAAAAGCGTTTCATAATTATTGAGTTTAATTATGTAACGCTTTTGAATGGATTTTATTGTATGATATTCTGAAGAATGAAGCCTTTTATTTTGCAAGGCCCTTTATTCCTTAAATCGCATCGTAGCCTTTGGTACTGTTATGTGCCAGCAAGTCTTTTAGATCTTGCTCTTTGAAATCACGCTCTTTCTGCTCATTATAGAGCAATTCTGCCTCTTCACGCTCCTCTTCTGAATGTTCAAAAGTGATGGAACGGCTCTTTAATTCGGCAACAGCCCAACCCAGAAGGGCAATTGCAATCAATGCAATGAAAATATATAATCCTGTCATAATGGTTATGATTTAATGGTTTATTCCTTGTTTGCACGCTTACGTTCGAGATGATCGAGCAATATCTTGCGCATTCGCATGCTCTTAGGTGTCACCTCAACATACTCATCTTCCTTGATATATTCAAGGCATTCTTCAAGACTCATGACCGTCTTTGGAATTACACGAGCCTTTTCATCAGAGCCACTGGCACGCACATTGGTCAGCTGTTTGGCTTTGGTGACATTGATTACCAAGTCATTATCGTGAACATGTTCGCCCACAACCTGACCTGCATAAACTTCTTCTCCCGGATCAATGAAGAACTTTCCGCGGTCTTGAAGCTTGTCGATAGAGTATGCAAAGGCCGTACCTGTCTCCATAACTATCATGGATCCATTGGTACGTCGCGTGATTTCGCCCTTAAAAGGCTGGTATTCTTTATAGCGATGTGCCATGATAGCCTCACCTTGTGAAGCCGTCAGAACATTCGTTCTCAAGCCAATGATACCACGAGAAGGGATTTCAAACGTGATGTTCACACGGTCTCCTTCAGTGTCCATGCCTGTCAATTCACCCTTACGACGCGTTACCATGTCGACCATCTTGCTGGAATAATCCTGTGGAACATTGATAGTCAATTCCTCAATAGGTTCACATTTCACGCCATCTATCTCTTTGTAAATCACCTGGGGCTGTCCAACTTGAAGCTCATAGCCCTCACGACGCATGGTTTCCACAAGCACGGAGAGGTGTAAAACGCCACGACCACTGACAATCCACTTATCAGTTGAGCCTTCAAAAGGACGTACACGAAGTGCTAAATTCTTTTCAAGTTCCTTGTTCAGACGGTCGTTGATATGACGTGAAGTGCAGAACTTGCCCTCGCGACCAAAGAAGGGTGAGTCGTTAATAGTAAACAACATGCTCATCGTCGGCTCATCAACCGCAATGGCAGGAAGGGCTTCCGGGTTCTCAAAGTCAGCGATAGTATCGCCGATTTCAAATCTTTCGAGGCCGACAACTGCACAGATGTCGCCACTCTCTACCGTCTCGGCAGGTTTGCTTCCCATGCCTTCGAAAGTGCGAAGTTCCTTGATTTTGGTCTTTTCCTGGCTTCCGTCACGATGACAGATTGTGATATTCTGATCGTTCTTCAGTATGCCACGGTGCACGCGTCCTACTGCAATACGTCCCGTATAGCTTGAATAATCGAGTGAAGTGATCAGCATCTGTGGCGTACCTTCGCGGTGCTTAGGTGCCGGGATAACTTCAATGATCTTGTCAAGTAAGTAGTCTATGTTGTCAGTTGGTTTCTGCCAATCAGCTGACATCCAGCCATTCTTGGCCGAACCATACACGACTTGAAAGTCTAACTGCTCTTCAGTTGCGTTTAAATCACACATCAAATCGAACACCATCTCATACACTTCCTCCGGTCGGCAATTGGGTTTGTCCACCTTGTTGACAACAACCATTGGCTTCAAACCAAGCTGAAGCGCCTTCTGAAGCACGAAACGAGTCTGCGGCATAGGCCCTTCAAAAGCATCAACGAGCAGCAGACAGCCGTCAGCCATATTGAGAACACGTTCTACTTCGCCGCCAAAGTCAGAGTGACCTGGGGTATCCAATATATTAATCTTAGTTCCTTTCCAGTTGATAGAAACGTTCTTCGAGAGAATCGTAATACCGCGTTCGCGCTCCAAATCATTGGAGTCGAGCACCTCGCCACTGTTATCCTGCCCGTCACGGAACAGCTTCCCGGCCAACATCATCTTGTCAACCAGCGTCGTTTTCCCGTGGTCTACGTGTGCAATTACTGCAATGTTTCTAATGTCTTGCATTTGTTTTACCTTAAATATCCTTATTTCTAATTCACTGCAAAATTACAAAAAATAACTGAGGTACACTTCTATCTTGATTATGAATAGGTTAGGTTGCGTGTTAAAAAACGTTACCTTACAGAAAAGTTCAAGCCTACATCTTCGTTATCTTGACTTTTATTGCTACCTTTGCACCGCATTTTCAGAAAGTCTGATGC
The nucleotide sequence above comes from Segatella oris. Encoded proteins:
- a CDS encoding S-ribosylhomocysteine lyase, whose amino-acid sequence is MNKIPSFTINHEQLLRGIYVSRKDEVGGEIVTTFDIRMKEPNREPVLHNGAIHTIEHLAATFLRNDEEWKDRIVYWGPMGCLTGNYLILRGDLESKDIVELMKRTFRFVAEYHGEIPGAAPMDCGNYLLHDLPMARYESAKYLNEVLECITEKNLVYPEKK
- a CDS encoding FimB/Mfa2 family fimbrial subunit, with amino-acid sequence MKKALNWTCFLVLMAVLSACEKPNLGTEQPKRKGYRVSLHIEDVAQSYAGAKARALVDIDEVCSCLNAAVYQDGEKKASINQNKSDKSFGNLSLELPEGQYSLVVIGHNGSKNASMAHADKVKFDGKVTETFLYNGTIKVTGDMQQSITLTRCVAKVEFHFVDPIPENVTHLRFSYTGGSSTLDAMSGFGCVDSRQTEVRSIPAEAHHAASSYAIYTFPKAQEGKIKVIMKALDANEKTLAEETFKALRIVRNGVNHIPNLSFKPNGGTTARGIKVKADDSWATSFETEDW
- a CDS encoding porin family protein; translation: MKRFFFLYLFAAAFMAVSAQSKVGTLSVMPKVGLCLANISNSNISYDLTTDKASVDAKYRAGFTGGAEFEYQFLSQCSLSLGALYALQGCRYKDFSNEVRGQAGSYSGYSNMAIGLHYFQIPLLVNVYLSKGLAVKAGIQPSFLLGARAKYDITDFVVAADGGAVYEPTRHVSSDIKGNFRSTDVSVPIGISYEYSNVIMEARYHLSLSKVEKQINSKNRWFTFNVGYRLNLLK
- the typA gene encoding translational GTPase TypA, whose product is MQDIRNIAVIAHVDHGKTTLVDKMMLAGKLFRDGQDNSGEVLDSNDLERERGITILSKNVSINWKGTKINILDTPGHSDFGGEVERVLNMADGCLLLVDAFEGPMPQTRFVLQKALQLGLKPMVVVNKVDKPNCRPEEVYEMVFDLMCDLNATEEQLDFQVVYGSAKNGWMSADWQKPTDNIDYLLDKIIEVIPAPKHREGTPQMLITSLDYSSYTGRIAVGRVHRGILKNDQNITICHRDGSQEKTKIKELRTFEGMGSKPAETVESGDICAVVGLERFEIGDTIADFENPEALPAIAVDEPTMSMLFTINDSPFFGREGKFCTSRHINDRLNKELEKNLALRVRPFEGSTDKWIVSGRGVLHLSVLVETMRREGYELQVGQPQVIYKEIDGVKCEPIEELTINVPQDYSSKMVDMVTRRKGELTGMDTEGDRVNITFEIPSRGIIGLRTNVLTASQGEAIMAHRYKEYQPFKGEITRRTNGSMIVMETGTAFAYSIDKLQDRGKFFIDPGEEVYAGQVVGEHVHDNDLVINVTKAKQLTNVRASGSDEKARVIPKTVMSLEECLEYIKEDEYVEVTPKSMRMRKILLDHLERKRANKE